A portion of the Nitrospira defluvii genome contains these proteins:
- a CDS encoding AAA family ATPase, whose amino-acid sequence MSDHRNPDQPAAGGHQSPPRDASVSADPIELIDECLAAFPDGDPRQKLLYKLRHVVLAQSVTHDRRDGELKKLNDVVAKLTAPANRVGLLVELPGEGVARIVVGGAEYYANTDPRLSVEDLKIGTQILVNEAYTVIKALGYDRNGPVLKVAELLPDGRIRFEQDTGRQALILQRSSDLLGADLKPGDEVRVEPTHRIAIEKFENRQARAHLLDEVPSVTWEQIGGQHQAIEAIRKAIEYPLLHADTFSKYQFTQPKGFLLYGPPGCGKTLIGQAAAASLSQLVRESQGQSASEGKAKHPPVTSGAFLHIKGPEILNMWLGESERIVRDLFAKARTRRKEGALPFIFIDEAESVLGTRRSMRSFNINNTLVPMFCAEMDGIESLQDVVIILASNRPDLIDPAILRPGRIDRKIKVARPNRDAAVEILSVYLTAALPLDHELLNRHNQDHAAARRAVIEQVVDQLFSRTDQNRVLSIRLRNGQNKVLYRGDLVSGAILSSIVQRAKEQAIERAVAEAGAPSGDGIRAQDLLDAVQEEYREGEMLPPDDAAEEWLKLLDHHPEQVVGVSSFRRGRASEERLVNQII is encoded by the coding sequence ATGAGTGACCATCGCAATCCGGATCAGCCTGCCGCTGGGGGGCATCAATCGCCGCCCCGTGACGCTTCGGTGTCGGCCGATCCGATCGAACTGATAGACGAATGTTTAGCCGCGTTTCCCGACGGCGATCCCCGCCAAAAGCTGCTCTATAAATTGCGGCATGTGGTGCTGGCGCAATCGGTGACGCACGACCGTCGTGATGGTGAGCTGAAGAAGCTCAATGATGTCGTTGCCAAATTGACGGCGCCTGCCAATCGCGTGGGCCTCCTCGTGGAGTTGCCAGGGGAGGGGGTGGCCCGGATCGTGGTCGGCGGCGCAGAGTATTACGCCAATACCGATCCCCGGCTCTCGGTGGAAGACCTGAAGATCGGCACGCAGATCCTTGTCAACGAGGCCTATACGGTGATCAAGGCGCTCGGGTACGACCGGAATGGGCCGGTGTTGAAAGTCGCCGAGCTCCTGCCGGACGGTCGGATTCGTTTCGAACAGGATACGGGGCGGCAGGCGCTGATTCTGCAGCGCTCCAGCGATTTGCTGGGAGCGGACCTTAAGCCGGGCGATGAGGTGCGGGTTGAGCCGACGCACCGCATTGCGATCGAAAAATTCGAAAACCGGCAGGCACGCGCGCATCTGTTGGATGAAGTGCCGAGCGTGACCTGGGAACAGATCGGCGGCCAGCATCAGGCGATCGAGGCCATTCGTAAAGCGATTGAATATCCGTTGCTGCATGCCGACACGTTTTCGAAGTACCAGTTTACGCAGCCGAAGGGTTTCCTCCTGTACGGGCCGCCGGGATGCGGCAAGACGCTGATCGGGCAGGCGGCGGCGGCCAGCCTGTCGCAGTTGGTGCGGGAGTCGCAGGGGCAGTCCGCTTCTGAGGGTAAGGCCAAGCATCCTCCAGTGACGAGCGGCGCGTTCCTGCACATCAAGGGCCCGGAAATCTTGAATATGTGGCTGGGCGAATCGGAGCGGATCGTGCGCGATCTGTTTGCCAAGGCGCGCACCAGGCGCAAGGAAGGAGCCTTGCCGTTCATTTTTATCGACGAGGCGGAGTCGGTGCTTGGGACCAGACGGTCGATGCGATCGTTCAATATCAATAACACCCTCGTGCCGATGTTTTGTGCCGAAATGGATGGGATTGAATCGCTGCAGGATGTGGTGATCATCCTGGCGTCGAACCGGCCGGATTTGATCGATCCGGCGATCCTGCGGCCTGGCCGCATCGATCGGAAGATCAAGGTAGCGCGCCCGAACCGCGACGCGGCCGTCGAGATTCTGTCGGTCTATCTGACCGCGGCGCTGCCGCTGGATCATGAGTTGCTGAATCGGCACAATCAGGATCACGCCGCCGCTCGCCGTGCGGTCATTGAACAGGTAGTGGATCAGCTCTTCTCCCGTACAGACCAGAATCGCGTGTTATCGATTCGGCTCAGGAACGGGCAGAACAAAGTCCTGTATCGGGGCGATTTGGTCAGCGGCGCGATTCTTTCCTCGATCGTGCAGCGGGCGAAGGAGCAGGCGATCGAGCGAGCGGTCGCGGAGGCAGGCGCTCCATCCGGTGACGGCATCCGCGCTCAGGATCTGCTCGATGCGGTGCAGGAGGAATATCGTGAAGGGGAGATGCTGCCGCCTGATGATGCGGCAGAGGAATGGCTGAAACTGCTGGATCACCATCCGGAGCAAGTGGTCGGCGTGTCGTCCTTCCGGCGCGGCCGGGCTTCGGAAGAGCGGTTGGTGAATCAGATTATCTGA
- a CDS encoding S1C family serine protease: MTGWRAGRRVELGVLAGIVASLWMLLGYVRAGEPNGLLLAQSVAPTELSAEEQATIAVFDRAARSVVFIANTAMQRDPWSFNVFEVPQGSGTGFVWNRQGHIVTNYHVIYGADSITVTLADRTETKAKVIGADPDHDIAVLQIQAPESALQPVTIGSSQALRVGQKVLAIGNPFGLDHTLTTGVVSALGRTIKSMSNRTIEGVIQTDAAINPGNSGGPLLDSAGRLIGVNTQIVSPSGAFAGIGFAVPVDTVNRIVPELIKHGKLIRPGLGISLVPDAMARRWGVKGVIIGKVGRGSAAERVGLRGARETMGGRVELGDILVAVDGKPVETVDDLMDEMEKHKVGDQVTIEYARGNRRLQATVTLQAVN, encoded by the coding sequence ATGACAGGGTGGCGTGCCGGGCGACGGGTGGAGCTGGGTGTGCTCGCCGGCATCGTGGCGAGTCTATGGATGCTACTCGGGTACGTCCGTGCCGGGGAACCGAACGGACTCCTGCTGGCGCAGTCGGTTGCCCCGACCGAGCTTAGTGCGGAGGAGCAGGCCACCATTGCCGTCTTCGACCGGGCGGCTCGATCGGTCGTCTTCATCGCCAATACGGCCATGCAGCGCGATCCCTGGTCGTTCAACGTCTTTGAGGTGCCACAAGGGTCCGGGACAGGCTTCGTCTGGAACCGGCAGGGGCATATCGTGACCAACTATCACGTCATCTATGGGGCTGATTCGATCACGGTGACCTTGGCGGATCGAACAGAAACCAAGGCGAAAGTGATTGGCGCCGATCCGGACCATGACATCGCCGTGCTGCAGATTCAGGCGCCGGAGTCGGCGCTTCAACCGGTTACGATCGGCAGTTCTCAGGCGTTGCGCGTCGGGCAAAAAGTATTAGCGATCGGCAATCCCTTCGGTCTCGACCATACCCTGACCACCGGGGTGGTGAGCGCGTTGGGTCGGACCATCAAATCGATGAGCAACCGGACCATTGAAGGGGTGATCCAGACCGATGCCGCCATCAACCCGGGCAACTCCGGCGGGCCGCTGCTGGACAGCGCCGGACGTTTGATCGGCGTGAACACTCAAATCGTCAGTCCCAGCGGCGCGTTTGCCGGGATCGGGTTTGCGGTGCCGGTCGATACGGTGAATCGCATCGTGCCGGAGCTGATCAAGCATGGCAAACTGATCAGGCCTGGGTTGGGCATTTCCCTGGTTCCCGACGCGATGGCGAGACGTTGGGGCGTCAAGGGCGTGATTATCGGGAAGGTGGGCCGCGGGAGCGCCGCGGAACGTGTGGGGTTGCGCGGTGCGCGGGAAACCATGGGCGGGCGCGTCGAACTCGGCGATATTCTTGTGGCGGTGGACGGCAAGCCGGTGGAGACCGTCGATGATTTGATGGATGAGATGGAGAAACATAAGGTCGGCGACCAGGTCACGATCGAATATGCGCGCGGCAATCGGCGCCTGCAAGCGACGGTGACGCTGCAGGCTGTGAATTGA
- a CDS encoding secondary thiamine-phosphate synthase enzyme YjbQ produces MAVKSVSLRVSMQGHCQVENITERVRAALKDTQLRAGILTIFIKHTTASVLIIEDEPGIRADTKAIWERLIPADPTWQHNERNAGEDNGHSHLRGQLQGQSLTVPFNDGAMVLGTWQQVVVLDFDTRARTRELVLQVIGE; encoded by the coding sequence ATGGCGGTTAAGTCCGTGTCATTGCGAGTCTCGATGCAGGGCCATTGCCAGGTGGAAAACATTACCGAGCGGGTGCGAGCGGCGCTTAAAGACACGCAGCTGCGCGCGGGTATTCTTACGATCTTCATCAAGCACACGACCGCCTCCGTCCTGATCATCGAGGATGAGCCCGGCATCCGAGCCGATACGAAAGCGATATGGGAACGGTTGATTCCTGCCGATCCCACGTGGCAGCACAATGAGCGAAATGCAGGAGAGGACAACGGGCATAGCCATCTGCGCGGGCAGTTGCAGGGACAGTCCCTCACGGTTCCGTTCAACGACGGAGCCATGGTGTTAGGGACATGGCAGCAAGTGGTGGTGTTGGACTTCGATACCCGCGCGCGGACCAGAGAACTGGTCCTGCAGGTCATTGGTGAATAG